In Carya illinoinensis cultivar Pawnee chromosome 7, C.illinoinensisPawnee_v1, whole genome shotgun sequence, the following are encoded in one genomic region:
- the LOC122315114 gene encoding probable trehalose-phosphate phosphatase D isoform X1 codes for MTKQNVLVSDCTSRIGMVGLGGWKTSLLSPAIPETLAALGGHISMPQKKLLKSLETGGGARVSAWVDSMRASSPTRIKSTASLPETEERSSWILHHPSALHNLEQIISASRGKQIVMFLDYDGTLSPIVQDPDRAFMSREMREVVKDVARYFPTAIVTGRCRDKVYSFVRLAELYYAGSHGMDIKAPSKHSKCHRMIQGNKTVIFQAGTEFLPMINEVYKVLVNKTSSIPGAKVENNKFCLSVHFRCVEEKRWAALAEQVKEVLSAYPQLKLTQGRKVFEIRPTIKWDKGKALEFLLESLGYANSNDILPVYIGDDQTDEDAFKVLRDRGQGFGILVSKVAKKTNAAYSLQEPSEVKEFLRQLVVEWKRLSSLQGGQYIGRAHM; via the exons ATGACTAAACAGAATGTGTTGGTTTCTGATTGCACGTCGCGTATTGGCATGGTTGGATTGGGCGGGTGGAAGACATCATTGCTCTCACCAGCGATTCCGGAAACGCTGGCTGCTCTTGGTGGGCATATTTCCATGCCCCAAAAGAAGCTCTTGAAGAGTCTTGAAACTGGAGGAGGAGCCCGGGTCAGTGCCTGGGTTGATTCCATGAGAGCTTCTTCGCCTACACGAATCAAATCTACAGCTTCTCTGCCTGAAACAGAAGAGCGAAGTTCTTGGATT CTCCATCATCCATCAGCGTTACATAACCTGGAGCAGATAATATCAGCTTCCAGGGGGAAGCAGATTGTTATGTTTTTGGATTACGATGGTACGCTTTCTCCGATTGTCCAAGATCCAGATCGAGCATTCATGTCGAGAGAG ATGAGAGAAGTTGTAAAGGATGTTGCTAGATACTTTCCCACAGCCATAGTGACCGGGAGATGCAGGGATAAG GTTTATAGTTTTGTAAGATTAGCAGAACTTTACTATGCGGGTAGCCATGGGATGGACATAAAGGCACCATCCAAACACTCAAAATGCCACAGA ATGATTCAGGGAAATAAGACAGTGATCTTCCAAGCTGGAACCGAGTTTCTACCCATGATTAACGAG GTGTACAAAGTCTTGGTAAATAAAACAAGTTCCATCCCAGGAGCAAAGGTGGAAAACAATAAGTTTTGCCTATCCGTACACTTCCGCTGTGTCGAAGAAAAG AGATGGGCGGCATTAGCAGAGCAAGTTAAGGAGGTGCTCAGTGCGTATCCACAACTTAAATTGACTCAAGGGAGGAAG GTATTTGAGATCCGTCCAACCATCAAATGGGACAAGGGAAAAGCCCTTGAATTCTTGCTGGAGTCATTGG GATATGCAAATTCTAATGACATTTTGCCGGTCTATATTGGAGATGATCAAACAGACGAGGATGCATTTAAG GTTTTGCGTGATAGAGGTCAAGGGTTTGGGATCCTTGTTTCTAAAGTTGCAAAGAAAACAAATGCAGCTTATTCCTTGCAAGAGCCATCTGAG GTCAAGGAATTTTTGCGGCAATTGGTGGTGGAGTGGAAAAGACTGTCGTCGCTGCAAGGTGGACAATATATAGGTCGTGCACatatgtaa
- the LOC122316709 gene encoding probable trehalose-phosphate phosphatase D isoform X2 has product MTKQNVVVSDCTSPIGKVRLAASNSGLFSPIPETLASLDGRLIAISKKKPIKRLETGGARVNAWVDSMRDSSPTRTKSTPSLPEREGKSSWILRHPSALENFEQIISASKGKQIVMFLDYDGTLSPIVEDPDQAFMSMEMREAVRDVARYFPTAIVSGRCRDKVYNFVRLEELFYAGSHGMDIKGPSKHPKSDKGNQELIFEAASEFLTMIDEVYKALINEISSIPGAKVENNKFCLAVHFRCVDEKRWAALAKQVRVVISVYPKLKLTQGRKVLEIRPTVKWDKGKALEFLLESLGYANSNDVLPIYIGDDQTDEDAFKVLRHNGKGFGILVSRVAKETNASYSLQEPSEVKEFLRLLVEHERGLQ; this is encoded by the exons ATGACTAAGCAGAATGTGGTGGTTTCTGATTGCACGTCGCCTATCGGAAAGGTTAGACTTGCCGCGTCGAATTCAGGACTGTTCTCACCCATCCCGGAAACTCTGGCTTCCCTTGATGGCCGGCTCATTGCCATATCCAAAAAGAAACCCATCAAGAGGCTTGAAACTGGAGGAGCCAGGGTCAATGCCTGGGTTGATTCCATGAGAGACTCCTCGCCTACCCGAACCAAATCCACGCCTTCTCTGCctgaaagagaaggaaaaagctCCTGGATT CTCCGGCATCCATCGGCGTTAGAAAATTTCGAGCAGATTATATCAGCTTCCAAGGGAAAGCAGATTGTGATGTTTCTGGATTATGATGGCACCCTCTCTCCTATTGTCGAAGATCCAGATCAAGCGTTCATGTCCATGGAG ATGAGAGAAGCTGTAAGAGATGTGGCTAGATACTTCCCCACAGCCATAGTGAGTGGGAGGTGCAGGGATAAG gtttataattttgtaagGTTAGAAGAACTATTCTATGCGGGCAGCCACGGGATGGATATCAAGGGACCATCCAAACATCCAAAAAGCGACAAA GGAAATCAAGAACTCATCTTTGAAGCTGCTTCTGAGTTTCTAACCATGATcgatgag gTGTACAAAGCCTTGATAAACGAAATCAGTTCTATCCCAGGAGCAAAGGTGGAAAACAACAAGTTTTGCCTAGCCGTACACTTCCGCTGCGTCGATGAAAAG AGATGGGCTGCATTAGCAAAGCAAGTAAGGGTGGTGATCAGTGTGTATCCAAAACTTAAACTGACACAAGGGAGGAAG GTTTTGGAGATCCGTCCAACCGTCAAATGGGACAAGGGCAAAGCCCTAGAATTCTTGTTGGAATCACTAG GATATGCCAATTCTAATGATGTTTTGCCGATCTATATTGGAGATGATCAGACTGATGAGGATGCGTTCAAG GTTCTGCGCCATAACGGAAAAGGATTTGGGATCCTTGTCTCTAGAGTTGCAAAGGAAACAAACGCATCTTATTCTTTGCAAGAACCATCGGAG GTTAAGGAATTTTTGCGGCTTTTGGTGGAGCATGAGAGAGGGTTACAGTAA
- the LOC122315114 gene encoding probable trehalose-phosphate phosphatase D isoform X2, which produces MTKQNVLVSDCTSRIGMVGLGGWKTSLLSPAIPETLAALGGHISMPQKKLLKSLETGGGARVSAWVDSMRASSPTRIKSTASLPETEERSSWILHHPSALHNLEQIISASRGKQIVMFLDYDGTLSPIVQDPDRAFMSREMREVVKDVARYFPTAIVTGRCRDKVYSFVRLAELYYAGSHGMDIKAPSKHSKCHRGNKTVIFQAGTEFLPMINEVYKVLVNKTSSIPGAKVENNKFCLSVHFRCVEEKRWAALAEQVKEVLSAYPQLKLTQGRKVFEIRPTIKWDKGKALEFLLESLGYANSNDILPVYIGDDQTDEDAFKVLRDRGQGFGILVSKVAKKTNAAYSLQEPSEVKEFLRQLVVEWKRLSSLQGGQYIGRAHM; this is translated from the exons ATGACTAAACAGAATGTGTTGGTTTCTGATTGCACGTCGCGTATTGGCATGGTTGGATTGGGCGGGTGGAAGACATCATTGCTCTCACCAGCGATTCCGGAAACGCTGGCTGCTCTTGGTGGGCATATTTCCATGCCCCAAAAGAAGCTCTTGAAGAGTCTTGAAACTGGAGGAGGAGCCCGGGTCAGTGCCTGGGTTGATTCCATGAGAGCTTCTTCGCCTACACGAATCAAATCTACAGCTTCTCTGCCTGAAACAGAAGAGCGAAGTTCTTGGATT CTCCATCATCCATCAGCGTTACATAACCTGGAGCAGATAATATCAGCTTCCAGGGGGAAGCAGATTGTTATGTTTTTGGATTACGATGGTACGCTTTCTCCGATTGTCCAAGATCCAGATCGAGCATTCATGTCGAGAGAG ATGAGAGAAGTTGTAAAGGATGTTGCTAGATACTTTCCCACAGCCATAGTGACCGGGAGATGCAGGGATAAG GTTTATAGTTTTGTAAGATTAGCAGAACTTTACTATGCGGGTAGCCATGGGATGGACATAAAGGCACCATCCAAACACTCAAAATGCCACAGA GGAAATAAGACAGTGATCTTCCAAGCTGGAACCGAGTTTCTACCCATGATTAACGAG GTGTACAAAGTCTTGGTAAATAAAACAAGTTCCATCCCAGGAGCAAAGGTGGAAAACAATAAGTTTTGCCTATCCGTACACTTCCGCTGTGTCGAAGAAAAG AGATGGGCGGCATTAGCAGAGCAAGTTAAGGAGGTGCTCAGTGCGTATCCACAACTTAAATTGACTCAAGGGAGGAAG GTATTTGAGATCCGTCCAACCATCAAATGGGACAAGGGAAAAGCCCTTGAATTCTTGCTGGAGTCATTGG GATATGCAAATTCTAATGACATTTTGCCGGTCTATATTGGAGATGATCAAACAGACGAGGATGCATTTAAG GTTTTGCGTGATAGAGGTCAAGGGTTTGGGATCCTTGTTTCTAAAGTTGCAAAGAAAACAAATGCAGCTTATTCCTTGCAAGAGCCATCTGAG GTCAAGGAATTTTTGCGGCAATTGGTGGTGGAGTGGAAAAGACTGTCGTCGCTGCAAGGTGGACAATATATAGGTCGTGCACatatgtaa
- the LOC122316709 gene encoding probable trehalose-phosphate phosphatase D isoform X1 codes for MTKQNVVVSDCTSPIGKVRLAASNSGLFSPIPETLASLDGRLIAISKKKPIKRLETGGARVNAWVDSMRDSSPTRTKSTPSLPEREGKSSWILRHPSALENFEQIISASKGKQIVMFLDYDGTLSPIVEDPDQAFMSMEMREAVRDVARYFPTAIVSGRCRDKVYNFVRLEELFYAGSHGMDIKGPSKHPKSDKGNQELIFEAASEFLTMIDEVYKALINEISSIPGAKVENNKFCLAVHFRCVDEKRWAALAKQVRVVISVYPKLKLTQGRKVLEIRPTVKWDKGKALEFLLESLGYANSNDVLPIYIGDDQTDEDAFKVLRHNGKGFGILVSRVAKETNASYSLQEPSEVKEFLRLLVEHERGCKL; via the exons ATGACTAAGCAGAATGTGGTGGTTTCTGATTGCACGTCGCCTATCGGAAAGGTTAGACTTGCCGCGTCGAATTCAGGACTGTTCTCACCCATCCCGGAAACTCTGGCTTCCCTTGATGGCCGGCTCATTGCCATATCCAAAAAGAAACCCATCAAGAGGCTTGAAACTGGAGGAGCCAGGGTCAATGCCTGGGTTGATTCCATGAGAGACTCCTCGCCTACCCGAACCAAATCCACGCCTTCTCTGCctgaaagagaaggaaaaagctCCTGGATT CTCCGGCATCCATCGGCGTTAGAAAATTTCGAGCAGATTATATCAGCTTCCAAGGGAAAGCAGATTGTGATGTTTCTGGATTATGATGGCACCCTCTCTCCTATTGTCGAAGATCCAGATCAAGCGTTCATGTCCATGGAG ATGAGAGAAGCTGTAAGAGATGTGGCTAGATACTTCCCCACAGCCATAGTGAGTGGGAGGTGCAGGGATAAG gtttataattttgtaagGTTAGAAGAACTATTCTATGCGGGCAGCCACGGGATGGATATCAAGGGACCATCCAAACATCCAAAAAGCGACAAA GGAAATCAAGAACTCATCTTTGAAGCTGCTTCTGAGTTTCTAACCATGATcgatgag gTGTACAAAGCCTTGATAAACGAAATCAGTTCTATCCCAGGAGCAAAGGTGGAAAACAACAAGTTTTGCCTAGCCGTACACTTCCGCTGCGTCGATGAAAAG AGATGGGCTGCATTAGCAAAGCAAGTAAGGGTGGTGATCAGTGTGTATCCAAAACTTAAACTGACACAAGGGAGGAAG GTTTTGGAGATCCGTCCAACCGTCAAATGGGACAAGGGCAAAGCCCTAGAATTCTTGTTGGAATCACTAG GATATGCCAATTCTAATGATGTTTTGCCGATCTATATTGGAGATGATCAGACTGATGAGGATGCGTTCAAG GTTCTGCGCCATAACGGAAAAGGATTTGGGATCCTTGTCTCTAGAGTTGCAAAGGAAACAAACGCATCTTATTCTTTGCAAGAACCATCGGAG GTTAAGGAATTTTTGCGGCTTTTGGTGGAGCATGAGAGAGGGT GTAAACTATAA